The Camelus dromedarius isolate mCamDro1 chromosome 31, mCamDro1.pat, whole genome shotgun sequence DNA segment TGTTTTATGCCTCTCCATCCTCAAGTGATTTCATTAAAAGGTGTGGTTTAAGAAATTAACAGTACAGAATCTGTTTCCCTGACCATACTCCCTTCTCCcctgttttgctcttttttctccctGGCAAGAGGACCAAAGTTGTTGGAAACTGGAAAGGTAAATGGTTTTCTAATAATATTAGCCAAAAAGATACTGTTCTTTTGTAGCAAACCCCTGAGACGACAGCAGTTACTTTATGACTGCTGAAGCCTGGTACTTGAGACTAATGCAAAATTTGGCAGCAAACGCATTCGACTTCTTCCCATTCCTAAAGATCTGGAACCATtcccttgcatttttcacagatcAGCAGATTCTCAatatctctttctcccttctctctctgttcccctccctgcctccctccttcctcctatCATGGAATCCTAGACACAACTAAGATCGAAAAGCACAGATTCAACATCACCCCACTAAATTCTGTAGATCTGGGGATCCGTTTGGCATTGAGAAGTTCTTCTTTGAATCTGTCTCATCTGAATCATCTCATTTCTATAGTCCACTGAATCTTTGATTGTTTCCTTGgcctaaatttaaattttaccttTGGTACATATCTTAGAATACAATTTCTCAACCAGCAAATCTGAGTTTTCTCTGGCCTTTTAAAGACAGACATCTACCCTGTAAGATCAGGAGTCATAAACAAATGATCACACATGCTGGTGATTGGGTACAAAAGATGTCCATCAcagcatttttcatgtttttttaacaatgaaaaccTACTAAAAGTAACCtaaatatctgataaagaacagTCCATCTAATTAGTAGGAAATGAGGCAGACtatgaaaatatctgcaaagaaTGTTAATAGAGATATGACACACACATATAGAAAGAGGATTAGAAGGAAAAATTCCCTAATTTTTATGGTGGTTACCACTGGATGGTAGGATACAGGTGATACCTCTTATTATTTATGCCTTTATTCGTTTTCCAACTTTTCTCTCTCTATGCAAGTATTACTTTTACATTtggaaataaaacttttttcaaaGATCAGAAAAGGTAAGTTGCTTCATCAGAATCTGGAAAGCTACAGTGAGTCTCTTCCCTCTCCTAGACGGGCCATTAGGcagtctcttttctcctttcattttaaaatgggaagGTATTGCCACTTTATTAAGCAGTCAGCCAGTAGGGTTCATTCAGAAGCAATAAACTGACCTCTTAAGAGAAAATTAGTGAAGCTCAGGAAATTAGAGCTGGAAACCCCTACTGAGTGATCTAATGTATCGCTCAAGAATCAACACATATACATTCCACTTCCTGGTATATGTGCTTTCTTTTCAATCTAATTGTAAATCTTTCAAGTGATTGCAATTTCACTACTACATTTTAGACCAGTCAACAAGCTATTAATCCATCTTCCCTGAGCAGAATATAATAACTCCAGGAAACTTTAGAGATGCCCGACTGAATGTCCTGTCTGGACCTACTAGGTGAATGGGTATCTTAGACCTAGTTCAAATCCGGGCACCTCCACTCAGCTACAAGACCTTCCACATGACCCTTTACCTGTCTGATCCTAGGTTTCCTCAGGTGTAAAAAGGAAACCTCTCCACCTACCTTGCAAATGGTGGTGTAGGAATTCAATGAGATGATGCGCCTAGGGAATGCACTGaatgcacacagtaggtactcagtaaatggtgATTACACGGTGTTGGACCAGGGTTGAACAGTTGTTTTCCTGGCAGAGGAGATGGGCTCTGCTGAGTCAACAGCACCgttttttgtatgtatttctgtGGATGACACAAGTGGGTTGGAGTGGATAGTGCAGCTTATGACCTTGAAACAGCAAAATTCCATTTGGCACCCAATCCTTGGGCTTAGTCACACCAGCTAAATTCACCAGGCTGAGATCACAAGTACGGCTCACACAGCCCCCGTCAGAGCCTTTTCGCTATTGATGAAAGCTGCAGCTCAGATACTGGCCGTGGGGATGGGGAAAGGAGGGTGGAATGGAGAGTCACGTTTAAGATGGAATCAGTAGGGTTTGATGAATTGTCCACGTAGAggctgaaggaaagagaaaacaaggcCCTCAGGTTCCTAACTTGAATGACTAAATGCACAATTTATTGAGTCTATTGGGCGCCTACTAAAGACCAGGAACTGGGCCCAGGGAACACCACAGTGAACTAAACAAAAATACGTATCTCTGCTCTTGTGAGTTTACCTTCTAGTTGTCGGGACAGGACAGACAGTAaatagtaaacaaataaataaacgaGACATTTTCTGCTTGTGATAACTGTgacaaaggaaataaacaggataataagatggagaaaaagaagatGGAAGCCTGCCTTGGATATGATGGTCAGGGAAGGACTCAGGAGGTAATAATATATGAGGTGATGGGTCCTGAAAAATGAGGAGTCAACAggtgaagagagaaagggaagcatttcaggaagaaggaagagcggGTACACGGCCTTGGGATAGGAAAAGCCTAGGTGTATTACttgagaaaagggggaaaaggccTCTGTAACTGGACTTAGTGAAGGGAGAAGACTGGTTGGAGAGACGGTTAGAGAGGTGGCAGGACCCATTAGCCAAGGACCGAGCCAAGAAACAGGTTCTGGGGGAGGACACGTTCACCTTTGACATGCTGAGTTTAAGGCACCAGAGGGGACTCTCAGAGGAAAGATCCAGACCTACATCCTGAGAATTAGAGATGGTAGTGGGATTTGAGAAAACATTCAGTTACATCAAAATCACTGGAGAGTGttctaaaaatacagatttctcaggcattaaaaatacagatttctgaagTTCCTTCCTGGGAAATTCTAACTCAAGTAGGTCTTGGTCAAGATCTGGGAATCATTTGTCAATACTTGCAGGTAAAATTCTGATCCATTCATTCAAGAACTATTTCTGGCATTCCTAGTTGTGCCAGGACGATTCTAAGTCCTGGAGATACAGCCCTGAACAGGTTACAGAGCTTAGAGTCTCAAGAAAGACAGCGAAAGAGCAAGCAAATAAATTACAATAGTGATACATATCACAAAAACTGGTCAAATACATAATAATTATGGGGACATACACTAATGAAATCTAAAGAGAAGctctctctgaggaagtgacatttcagTTGACAGCTGAGAAATCAGGAGCAGTCATGTGACAGTCTGAGGGGGCAGCCAAGTCGAAGCATTAGTTGAGAACTCAGGAGATGAATCTAATCCTTTGGTTTATTCCCGCTTGAGGAATGAGGGAGAAGACATAGTGGAGAAGGctctatttcatctttttatgttcACCCAGCAAGCTATGCCAAGCACAATGCCAGGTATTCTGTCAAGTGCTGACACAAAGGTGAGCAGCACGGTTTCCTCTCTCAGGGAGTTTGCTGCCCAATGAGGGAGGTAGATTACGAAGTCAGTATGGCCCCATGAGGTGAGTGAGATCATCTCAGATAATCAATTCATGTTCTGGGAAAGCCAAGCAGATGACTAATCCTTCATCTCATCtcatttctccacatgatcatgtGAGCAATTGTTTTGGAGAATTGCATactaaaattatttgtatttctctgtggCCCTCCAGCTCAGACTCTGGATTTTGGGTGAAATATTTGCAACCCTGGATATTGGGTCTGAGATACTGTATGATGACTACCTTGGGGGGAAAATATTGTCCTCATAatagcaagcatttattgagcacttagaaTCACCTGGCTTAACATGCAATCTCATAGTCTTCCCAGCATCCCTATGAGGCAGGCACCcttataatttcactttttttgtggATGAAGAAATTGGAGCTCAGCAAGGGTGAAGGGAATTTCCTGAGGTCATTCAACTCAGATGTGGCAATTTCCCAGCTTTGCCTGGGTTTGGAGCCCCAGCCCACGCCGTCTTTCATGAATTGCTCAGATACAGATGCAGTTGCTATCCTCATCCCAGTTCCCAAagtggatctctctctctctctttctcctccccatcccagTTATCCACCTGGGTTGTCTACACTAGTTAGATCTACCTGCTTCTCTCCTATAGGTGGAAAAGTGCGGAGGAGAAGGATTTCTTGTTTCCGTGTTTGGGAAAAAGTGGAGGGTACCGGGGCCAGCCCTGACTGTCTCCAGAGGCCTCTTGTGCGGTGTGTGAAAGGTTGGCCCAAAGCTAAGCTCCTTGCTGCTTGCCCACCTGTTGGAGGAGAGAAATTACTGAGGTTCAGTGTTCAGAGTCTTAGAAGAAGGATGAAGGCAGGGGAGGCAAATTGTTGAATGAAGAGGAAGTAGTAAGTCTGTTGCCACCTAGGTAGAGTTGGGTGGCCAACTGGATGGAGTTGGTTCACCTCTGTAACACTGAATGTATTCAAATTCAGCTGCTTAAAAGGATGAGCTGGTCATTTCAGCTTGTATGTCATCGgctagtttgcaactttaaagggCCTTCGATTTCCCTTCCCTAAGCCTCGTTTTATCCTGGGCTCTTCAGTGTGAGTCTGTGCGTCTGCCTGATGGTCTCTGGGTGTGTCGTCAAGGAGTGCCTTTCCCCTGTTTCTTAGGCTGGCtggctccctctctcctccccgctgcctcccccactccctcgctccctccctccctcttgtgCGGAGGCTCTTGGCCCAAGTCCCTGAGCCCAAGCGGGTGCAAcgggagggagctggaggggtgAGGTTACGTCTCCCTGGAGTCCCGCGCCACTGGCTTTTCAGAGACTCGCCAGGAGCCTGAGGCCAGAGTCCCAGACCTCGCCGACTGGGCAGTCCTCCGCCTCCCTGCACCGGCCGCCTCGCCCATGTCTCAGTACGCTCCCAGCTCGGACTTCAAGAGGGCTTTGGACAGCAGTCCTGAGACCAACACTGAGGATGAGAAGACCGAGGAGGATGCGCCCATGCCCAGGAACTACCTGTGGCTCTCCATCGTCTCGTGTTTTTGCCCCGCGTACCCCATCAACATCGTGGCTTTAGTCTTCTCCATCATGGTGAGTAAACTGGACCCGGAGCAGCCAGGGGAGGGAGATCTGGGCGGCACTGAGCGCCTCCGGAGGACTCCGCGCACTGTCCaccctccatccttcccttcctcaCTGCCCTGCATTTCTTTTGTCCTCTGAGCCACCCGTTCACTTTACTCAGGCCGAACTCTCCCCCAACAACCATCAGCGCCTCCTGTGGCGCTCAGAGCCCAGACCAAGCCTCCCCCAGGCCGTCTCCACTTCCTTCCAGAGCCATTGGTCCATTCTCTCCAACCCAGGGAAGTTCTTCCTTGGACTTTAATggcttctctccctgcctcctctgacATCCGCAAGCACATCTGGTTCTTCTCAGCCCGCTTTGCTAGAGGCTCACCGCACGCCACCCTTGCAGGCAGCAGCATGCCCCGTTCTCGGAGCGCGCAGGCTCTGCGCCCCGCTCTGCCTCGCCCGGCGCTCCCGCTCTCCAGCGCACAGCGCCGCCGCTTTTAGCGCAAGCCCCCTCTTCCCTTGCTGCGCTCAGGGCGCCTTCTCGGCCACTCTCTGAGGGTCCCCAGGCGATTCCCGATGTCCTCTAGACCCGTAGTCCCACACTTTAGCACGCCCTCTCTGGGTCGTcagttccttctccctccctcctacgGCAGCTCCCTCTCCTTGGCTCTCTTCAGAACCCCTTGGCCCCTCTCTCCATTGAGCCCTCTCTCTCTGCAGGCCCTTTTGGGCCCCCCCCTGCGCCCCTCTCACCAGCAATGTGCGTGCTCGCCTCTACCTCCTCTACTCCAGCACGTTGTGGTTCCTCTCTCATTTGCTGCGCAGGGACCCTTTCCCGCCTCTCGGTGTCTCCCAAGGGCTCCCAGGCGCCCCTCCACCGGTGGGTCCTTGGGAGCTCCCGGGAATGCAGTGGGGACTCCCAGGTCCGTTGCGGCTCCGCGCCCCTTTGCACGCTCGCCTCCCGAAATGTGCACCTCTCCTTCTCGAGTAGAGGCAGCCGGTGCTTCCAGCCCGCCCCTCGGAGCTCGCCTCTGCGACCCTCTTCAGCCCCGGTAGGAACTCGGTGCGAACCCCTCCCACCAGGAGGGCCAGGATTGTCAGCGAGGTCCTAGCCTTATTGACTGGAGCAGCTGGCCCGGCACTGTCCCGGGACAACCCTTGCAgtgagccccctcccccacccacccatcttGCCTGACGGAGCTCCCCAGCCGCAGACAGGGAGAGTCCGGATTCAGTTCAGTAAAGATCGAGAGCCACTGCCCCTCCCGCAGTCCAGGTCTGCTCACACTTGCCCGCGCGTGGCACCGTCTTCCCTCCGTGGGTACACACGGAGACCTCATTTGCACGCGCAACTTGATTTCTCCCACACCCCGTTTTTAGGACACTCGCACCATCATCGTTCAGGTGTTCAGCCGCTGAAGTTCTGACTGCCTGGTTCTAATCCTAATTCCACCAGGTACTAGCTGTATGGTGTGTGGAAATCACTGCATTTCTCCTGACCTCAGTCTCtttgtaaaatggaagtaatcaGAGCCATATTTCTTGGAGTTGTGCATACTGATGAGATAAATTATAAACTGCTTTGAACAGTGCCCAGCATGCTGGTGTTATTAGACCTTTACTCAAACGTCACTTCCGGAGGGCTTCTCTGGTCAGTGCTTAAAATCATCCTCCCGCCCAGGTCTGTTCTCCCTTCCCTACTGCTTTTTGCCCAAAGCTCTTGTCTCCATCTGATATATTATTTCACTTCATTAACATGCTTATTGTCTGTGTCTCCTCATTAGAAAAATataagctctctgagggcagagatttGTATTTGTTGCTTGTTATTTGTTGCTGTATCTTCTTCACCTGGAAGAGAATCTGGCAGGTGTTAGATGCCCAGTAAATATTATGAAATGAATGCATGTATGAATGAATGGTGTTAATGGGTCACGATGTCTGTTTCACTCCTGAGGCTTTTTCCCACATGGGAGCCCCAGCAGCTACCATATCAGGTTTCTTAGGACCAAACAGCCcgtttcctcccttccttcctcccccaagaTATCCGGTCTTGGATTTTTTTTGCAGCAAAGCAGGGGAGGATACAGCAGCCAGATTCTCCAGGCAGCAGCAGCCTCTCTGGCTGGTATTGGTGCCCACAATCTATCCTGGTTTATTAATGAATCAGCAGCCAATTTACCCCAGTGCCAACCAGAAAACTGCCTGCCCGCCATTGATCTGAGACGAGCTAAAACTCCAGCTGGTGGTGACAGGTTGGACACTAATGATACCACTTGGTGTGTCCTGGGGAATAAGATTTGTATGTGctttgaatagaaacttttttctggCCCCCTCATCCCCATTCCCTCCCCCAAGACTTTTTCACTAGGTTTACAGCAAGAGACCATTCTATTGCCAGAACATAGACACTGGAGTCAGAAAGTTGGCTGTGGTCAAGTTTCATACCCTTTTAAAGCCttggtttctttgtctaaaaaatgGGGATGTGGAAGTGTTTTAAGTGGAGCAAAACTGTTGTAAggataaaacagaataaaagcacGTCAAGTCACCAGCTTTGTACTCTGTATGGGCAATAACCGTCAGACAGATGGGTAGATTTGGAGCCTGGAAACATCGTGTGGAAACAAACAGAGCATCAAATCAGTGAAATCTAATTTCTAAAAGGCCCTTCCTACATACACCCTCCCTGTTGCACTCCCTCTAAGGTACTAGAAGCGTTTTCCCTTTTGAATAGTGCAGATCTCGACTTGACAAGATTCATAATGAAGACTCCAAAGTCTAAAGGATACggaagagagaaaggggtcaGGGAGGGTATAtgatagagcgcatgcctagcatgcaggaggtcctgggttcaagcttcagttcctccattaaaaataaataaataagccaaattaccccaaaaaattaaaaaaaaaaaaaaaggagaggaaggtgGCTGACCACCTCTGCCAGGTGTGTGCTTTCCCTAGAGTGGCTTGTAATGATCAGTCCTGGCTATTTTCACATCTCACGCATTGGTAATTTGTGATAAATTgaggtacactgttggtggcagtGTTGCTACTCCCCATGGAGGCATTTGGAAATATTGGGGAGCATATGTGGTACCTCAGTGATTTGGAGCACAGCTGGCATTTATGGGGAAGGAAGAGCTAAGAGTATTAATACCCTGCAATGCTCGGGACTGACTGTCCCCCCAATGAAAAATTGACCTACCCCAAACATCAATAGCACCCCAATAAGGAAACACTAGGAGATAATGCAAATTGACATAAGTATTGACAAGTCTCAAAATAACTGATTCCCAGAACTGTAAAAAAATGCCAGCAGTCTCAAAACAGTGCCTTTATTTATGAAACCAAGCCTGCGAAGCTGtctgtaaaatttaaaagttgaagtAAATGCTAGGGAATAATAAAACTACTTTGAAAGTATACATTTGAGAGGAATATTCTTCAAGCTATAGGCGTCTGTAATTTCCCCACCACCCTGTGCAGAGCTAGGGGAGTCCCTGGGGGTTGTGAGACAGTGCAGCACAGGTGAGAATTATATCGGAACATCGGTGGGCCAAGCATTGTCAGAGACAGGGACGTGAAAGACTTTGCTTCCCAAATACTCAAAGTCTATTTGTTTGAAAATGCACATAACCCGTACTCAGTTTCTGGGACACAAATCTCAGGACTAGGCCCCAGCTATCCCATATTGCACGTTTGTGTGAATTTGAAAAtggcccccctcccccatgcaAATGCAGCCCTGCATTGGAGCACACGGCCTGGAAAGTCAATCCAAGGCTGGTGTTCAGGCCTCCCTCATTGTGCTCCTGCCCACCCCTGGTTATCCCTGTTTATTCCACCTGAAAGATAGAATGCTGGAGACTGTCCACATGGCTTTTACCTTGGAGAAAGAatgtttattcatttgacaaatgttCATTGAGCACCTGTTAAATGCCAGGCTCTCTTCCAGGCATTGGTGTACTCCTCCACCTCTATCCAGGGGTAAATAAGATCAGCAGGGCCTCTGCTTTCCTGGATCTGGAAGGGAAAATGTTCCAGGCAATTTGCAGGAGGGTTGGCAAATGTAGGGTGAGGTCAGCATCTATCGGTTTTGTAGGTGGAATTTGCTCCCTCACTCAAGAGACTTGAAAGGAGTCCATGCTGTGTATGAGGATGGGGCTTGTCAACaggtgaaaaggaaaaaggaaagaaaaaagaagtcccTCCTAAAGTTGTTCAACATCGCCCAGATCACAGAACAGCAGCTATTAAATAAACTGGCCAAACAGGCCACGGCTGAGATACAGGTTAGCCTTCATTAATGAGCAAACTATGTCTGACTTATAAGGTGTGAATTTTAATGATGGCTTTGGAGGAAACCTTCAAATAATCATCAAGAGGAGACCAGGCAGGAGGACTCACATcctagaacagtgcttctcaaaatttAACCACTTGAAGCTCTTGTTCAGACGCACAGTCACTCCTCTTTCAAAGCTCAGCTGGAAAATCACCTCCTGCGTGAAGCCCTTCTTGATTGCCCTCTTCCCCTCACTCTAGGTTGTGCCCACTATACTCGGAACAGATTTCTCTCAGAGCACCTTTACCTCTTTGCaccagtttgtgtgtgtgagccTCTTGAGGTCCCATTGTCACCCCAACCCTTAGCACAGTGTTGAGCACATGGTCAGTAAGTAAcatgtgcttgatgaatgaatgaatgaagaatgaatgaatgaaatgagtgaAGAATGAATGGCTCCAGAGGCCTGAATCCGTTCCTAAATTTATCTCTGAGGATGTCCTCCCTTCCCACCTGTGTGGTACATTTCTGCTAGAGCATTTTGGGAAGAAATCCAGGAGACTCAGGCTAATGCTAAAGGTCACTGAGAGGTTGGCCAAGGCTTGGAGCCCAAGGATAACTTTCCTGGCTTGTCTGGAGCTCACCGTCATCCACACACTGCAGACCAGTGAATCTATGTTCGGTAATTGGTCTCTGTTCTCAACACTCTTCCGTTCAAAGCTGCTCACCCAGAAGTATGATGCCTTCAGAGGATGAGCAGGAATATATCTGAAAATCTCCAGTTTTGCAAGTTCAAGAATTAAGCCAAATTTTCTAAAACCATGCTTCTCAGACAACTGGTTCTGCCCAACGTTGTTTTACCAAAAAGCGGCAGGGAATAGAGGGGAGAAACTGAGAAGTTAAATGCTAAATTAAGCAGAAGTGAACTGTTTCCTTTCTTCGGGGGCTTTTTGAAGGCTTTGGCCAACCACTGTTCCTTGTGGCTCTTTGACAGAACAGTGTATACGGGGCGTTTACTAAGCATGTTGCCTGGGACTCTTTGACCTTACGGCTTATATGCCATagaacacactttgggaaatacTGTTCTTGATAATACATTGGTTCTCACTTTTATGAGTCAAGCCGTTGTTGGTATGAGGCTAATAATGCAGGGTGTTCATTCCATCCCCAACCGTCTTGCCTAGAGACCCACCTCTCCCCCTTTCTTCCAACACAGGTATTTTTAATGAGTGTCCCTAGCCAGACTTTTGCTGGTGTTTTTACTccctcattctcttttttttaatgggtggaATTCAGgaatttgtctgtttcctttACCTTTTATATGATATCTCCTATTCCCCAAACTGAAGAACGCCTCCTGTTTTAACTCCGTCTTCTGATAATCTCATTTGTTCCTTGTTCTGGATAATTTTGATAGTATGTGTATTGCTATTACTATGATGATGATTATTACATTTGTCCATATGTCTTTACTTCTCAAAGTATGTCCTTATGGACacaatttcactttttccttGGACACGAGAGAGCGGTTTTCATTTATCCATGTGgaaacaaggctcagagaggtggcaCTATTGGGCAAAACCCAACACGACAGTCCTTGTCCCCACGAGGTTTACAGTCTAGCCTCTGGAAGCAGTATCATCAGCTGGCTCTCACAGTAGCACGTCACCACATTTGATTGTCTGTCTGCTCTGATGTGTGATTGACTGGGAAAATACCATTGCCTCCCATGAAATGAAAAGTTAGACAAGGCTTATACTTGGAAGATGTCTGATAAACTACATACTAgttaagaaatgttttaataaaagtaatcaaTTATGAATGGTTAAAAATAGGGTGGAAactatccttttttaaaaaaatactgctagAAGGAAGCTCGCCTTACAAGGTCTGTGGACATTTAGTTCCTGAAAGCTTTTGAGAGGAAACAGGGGGAGGTAAAGGAAGAGAATAGGAAACTGGCTTTAAATAACTTGACTATTTTTAAAGCTGTCAATCTTTGGTTTGGTGTTCCTCTCTGAATATATAGATAGTCAGGCTGTAGAGATCAGTGGTTTATACAGAAAGATGCAGTGAAGCAGATAAGATGCCCATGGTAGGGGGTGCTGGCAAATAGCTGTGTTTTTTAGCTGTCACTTTTGTCagcttcattgatttaaaaaattgtcaataACTTGCATTTTAGAATGGAAATTCCTCTGGGGacaatgtttatttatatatatatatattttttttaatctgtagaaTCATGGTACATTATTTCAGATTTTAGAGCCCAGGGAATCACCTTTAACTGATAAAAAAGTAAATTGtcattatattttttgttttataaaaatagaacttttcATCAAAATAGCagtatgcctttaaaaaaaaataatcaagtgaCTATGCCTTGCCCTTTAATAAGAGCACAGCTTTGATGTTCAGAGGACTTTCTCTTTTAATAGACTTGCCCCATCAGTATAAGAAGCATCATATAATATTCTCAATCAAGCCTGGCAGAATTCCCTCTAGCTTTTTGGTTTTGATGATAGACAGGCCAGAGGACGATTCTCACTTGTCCTTGAAGATATTTATGGGGAGAAATAGCCCAGAAGCCCAAGAAGGAGACAGATAagcatgaatgagtgaatgctgATGATGAAGAAATATGCCTTATGATCTGCAAGCCTAGGCTCTGAATTCCCAGCACTGCCTTTAGACAGAAAAACTTAGAAACaagcaaaatctaaaaaaaaaaaaagaaagaaagaaaatcccgGAGTCATCTGAAAGCTTAGACATTGttactaaaaatatttcctaagtgCCCACATCCATCAAACTATTTTGATGGAGCCTGCTATCTAGGAATTTGGGATCTAAGACAATATTGATCTGTGTAAAGAGGATTCTTACACCTGGAAAGAAATATCTCAGACTATGTTCAGGCATTGATATAAGTCTACACaagtaggggtgtgtgtgtgtgtgtgtgagagagagtgtgagagtgtgagagagagagaaagagagagagaaggagaaaaccaCTTAACTTCCCGTTGGTCAAATATGTATTAGAGATGAAGATGAGGATGGTTTTTAAAGAGAGAACAgcattttgaagaaaagagaacacattGTAAAATTAGGATCTCAGTATTGGCAACTCAGTAGATCAAAATACTGGCATAGTCacaatagcaaataaaaattttaagtgccaGAAATAAACCTAGGAAACAAGCAAGATCTATACAAAGAAAGCATcactaagaaattaaaatttttaaaaaaattaaatggagagGCATAATATCACGTATTAGATGGTCACCACAGCATTAGTTATGAAATGAATTATAAAGTGAGTTAATAAACACGAATCATGGTGCCTGGCTCAGAGTAACTGCTTAATTAGTATTTGTCACTGTTgtgatttaaatgtgaaaaattaaagatgaatatAAATAATTGATTCCAGCATCGGAGATTGACTAAGTCAATTATAATACATCCACTTAGAACATAGAATATTTCATAGATACTAGAATCATgcttttgaagaatttttatgATGCAGGGAAATGTTTAAGGCAAAAGATGAagtcagggaaaaaagaaagaatataaagttGTATATACAATAAAATGACACATTCTTTCTC contains these protein-coding regions:
- the TMEM233 gene encoding transmembrane protein 233 isoform X1, encoding MSQYAPSSDFKRALDSSPETNTEDEKTEEDAPMPRNYLWLSIVSCFCPAYPINIVALVFSIMSLNSYNDGDIEGARRLGRNAKWVAVASIIIGLLIIAISCAVHFTRNLGSWRN
- the TMEM233 gene encoding transmembrane protein 233 isoform X2, producing MSQYAPSSDFKRALDSSPETNTEDEKTEEDAPMPRNYLWLSIVSCFCPAYPINIVALVFSIMSLNSYNDGDIEGARRLGRNAKWVAVASIIIGLLIIAISCAVHFTRNA